From Parvularculales bacterium:
TCTTTACGGATGCAAATGAATAGCATGGGATGTCATTATGCCGGGTATGGACGAAAAGGAGGGACGATGAGCAATCTGGATACATTCCGCACCGAAACGAGAGCATGGCTGGAGGATAATTGTCCGGCCTCCATGCGCACACCGATGCCGGAGGAGGAGTCTCCGTGGGGAGGACGCAACGCTCAATGGCCCAATCCTGACAGCAAGGTCTGGCTGGACCGTATGGCCGGACGCGGCTGGACGGCCCCCATGTGGCCGGAGGAATATGGCGGCGGCGGTCTGACCTCTCAGGAAAATCTCGTTCTTCAGGATGAACTGCGCCGGATTCATGCACGCCCCGCCCTGATGAGTTTTGGCGTCTGGATGCTGGGCCCGGCCTTGCTTGAATTTGCCAGCGAAGAACAGAAGCATGAGCATTTACCGAAAATTATCCGGGGCGAAATTCGCTGGTGTCAGGGCTATTCCGAACCGGGCGCAGGGTCGGACCTTGCCGGTCTGCAAACCCGTGCCGAAGACAAGGGCGATTATTATCTGGTCAACGGGCAGAAGGTATGGACATCCTACGCCGACCATGCCGACTGGATTTTTTGTCTGGTGCGGACCGATACGAGCAAAAAGCATGACGGCATTAGTTTTCTGCTCATTGATATGGATAATCCGGGCGTTGAGGCCCGTCCCATTCGTCTGATTAGCGGGGCCTCGCCCTTTTGCGAAACATTTATAACCGACGTTAAAGTGCCCAAGGGAAATCTCGTCGGAGAACTCAACAAGGGCTGGACGATCGCCAAACAGTTGCTTCAACATGAGCGCACCATGATTTCAGCCATGGGCACCGTAGGAGGGGCGGGCTCCAGCGGCGGGCTGGAAGAGACCGCCAAAACCTATTTTGGTGAACAGGACGGGCATATCGCCATTGCGTCCATGCGCGAAGAGGTCGCCCGCCAGAAAATGGATGCCCGCGCTTTTGGTCTGAGCCTGCGGCGTTCGGCGGAGGAGGCCAAGGCGGGGTCCGGCCCGGGTGCGGCGTCCTCCATGTTTAAATATTACGGCACCGAACTCAACAAGCGCCGCTATGAACTGTTGATGAAACTTCTGGGTTCACAGGGTCTTGGCTGGGAAGGCGAAGGATTTACGGGGGGCGAACTGAACACGACCCGCCAGTGGTTGCGTTCCAGGGCCAACTCCATTGAGGGGGGTACGTCGGAGGTTCAACTCAACGTTATCGCTAAACGGGTTCTGGGTCTGCCGGACTAACGGCAAATTCTGCCTGTAAGATTTTTCAGATAAACGATCCCCCGGGCATGGATATAAGAGACGTGGATATAAAAGTCATGGAGAGAAAACGGTAATGGCATTTGTGTTAACTGAAGAGCAGACGATGCTCAAAGATACGGCGGCGCAATTTTTCAACGAAAAAATGCCGGTCTCTAATTTACGTCATTTGCGTGACACAGAGGATGAAACCGGTTTTGACCGTGCCCTGTGGAAAGAAATGGCCGGGCTGGGGTTTGCAGGCATTCTTATTCCCGAAGAATATGGCGGCTCGGATTTCGGCGTTATGGGTCTGGGGCTTGTTTTGGAACAGGCGGGCCGTACGCTGGCGGCATCCCCCTTGTTTTCTACGGCATTACTGGGTGCCGGGATCATCCGCCTTGGCGGCTCTGAAGAGCAAAAGAAGACTCTCCTCCCGGCCATAGCCGCCGGCGATATGATTACCGCCCTTGCCCTTGAAGAGGGTCCGCATCATGCGCCGGCACACATTGAAACCCGTGCAGAAAAGAAAGGCGATGGCTGGTCTTTGAACGGAACGAAACGCTTTGTTCTGGATGGTCATAGCGCCGGTAAGCTGATCGTTGTAGCGCGTGTTTCCGGCAAGGCAGATGAGCGGGAAGGGCTGGCCCTGTTTCTGGTTGACCCTGAAACCTCCGGTGTTTCAGGGGAGCGGCGTTTGATGGTGGACAACCGCAATGCTGCCGACATAACCCTGACCGGCGTACAACTCTCCGGCGATGCCATCATCGGTTCACCCGGTGGCGGTGCGGATATTCTGGAGCCCGTTCTGGATCAGGGACGCGTTGGCATGGCCGCTGAAATGCTGGGGGGAATTAACGAAGTCTTTGACCGCACCATTGAGTACCTCAAAGACCGGCAACAGTTTGGTGTTCCCATAGGCTCTTTTCAGGCTCTTAAACACCGCGCCGCCGAAATGTTCTGTGAGGTGGAAATCTGCCGCTCCGTGGTTCTGGATGCCATGAGCGCCGTTGATGAGCGGCGCAATGATATTCCGCAAATGGCGTCTCTGACCAAGGCGCGTCTTGGTGAGGCGTCGCGGTTGATTACCAATGAAGGCGTGCAGATGCACGGCGGCATTGGCATGACCGATGAAGTCGATATGGGATTATTTATGAAACGCGCCCGGGTGCAGGCAACCATACTGGGAGACGTTGCCTTTCATTGCGACCGCTACGGGGCTTTGGAAGGTTTTTAAGGCTCCCGTTGGTAGAGAGCCATATTGACAGGGGGTGTTTGAACGCCCATCTCATAAGAGGGCTTGGTTGGCCTGACAAGAGAGAAATCTGAAAGGGAGAAATCTTATGGAAACGGCTACTTTTGCTGCCGGTTGCTTTTGGGGAGTTGAGTCTGCTTTCCGGCGTATCCCCGGCGTTCAGGATGTAGAGGTGGGATATACTGGCGGCCATACGGAAAGCCCGACGTATGAACAGGTCTGTACGGGCAATACGGGTCATGCTGAGGCTATCCGTGTTGTCTTTGATCCGGACCGGGTTTCTTATGATGACCTCTTAAGCGCTTTCTGGATGTGTCATGACCCCACGACCCTGAACCGTCAGGGGCCTGATGTGGGCAGTCAGTACCGCTCGGCTATTTTCACCCATACGCAGGAGCAGGCAGATCAGGCTCAGACTTCAAAAGAAGATCTTGCGTCAAACGGGGGGCTTTCCTCACCGCCGGTAACGGAAATCACCCCGGCCGGACAGTTTTGGCGGGCGGAGGAATATCATCAGCGCTATGAGGAAAAGAACAGCGGGCGGCGGCTTTTTGGCCTGTTGTAAGGGTACCCGTCAGGCTATGATGCCGGAACGGGTGATATGCAGGACAAGTCACCTATATAAAGTGGAGTTCTTATGATGTCCGATAAAAAAGATGAATGGCCTGAACGCATTACGGTGCTGGCGAAAGATTTTACGCCCGCCGCTATGGAGTTTCACCGGCGTAACATGTCGGAGAAAGGGTACCGCCTTGAGGGGACGATAACACCACGCAAATTTCTGGTGACCGATGGGCTCGGCGAACCCGACGAATTATTGGACGGGGATATCTACTACGCCGCCACTTTTGTTCGGGGCAAGACCGACAGTTAAAACAACATCTGAAAACAGCATAAGCTGGTTTTGTGGTTGCAGGGTAAGACCTGCAAGAGCGTTGCGGACGTCATCCCCATGACGGTAGCATAGACAGTGTTTATCTGGAGCAGACGGTTACGGTTGGACTAGATTGTGCTTAGCATCGACTGGAAAACATCAAAATTTGAAACAGCTTCAGACAGTTTGTTTTTCTTTAACAATGATAAATATTCGGCCAAAGCCCTAGCTTGGCAGTTGAATTGCTTTTTAGGATTAAACTCAATATCTGTAAAGGCTTCATGTTTGACATTCGACTTGATCCATTTTGCATGATCGGCAAGGGAACGAATATACAGCCAATCATAAAAGGCATTGAAGGGGGTTAGGGGATAGGTTTTACCCTCAAGTTCATAGGCTTTGAGCTTGTCGTAATTCAATTCTCGGATGAATTTTCTGGCTTCCCGGGGTTCTAGTTCAAACACTTGCTTAAAGGGTCCACCTTCCTCAAAAACCTTTGATCCTTGGTAAACACTTTCAAGAGGATAAAATTTTTCGCCAATTTGGTATTTCAGGTTAAAGGCACTAAGTTTCTGGCCGATTTCTTCCTCTGACTTAGTCGAAACCTCAAGGATGCTCTTTATCCCATTTTTTGCAGCGGCTTCATGCAATGCTTTAATATTCTTCTTCTTCTGAACTTCGGCGAAGCCGCCTGACCAGATAAACTCAAACATTTGTTCCTTAGAGAGATTTTGTTTAGAAAAATCCGGAATGAACACTGGACGCTTAGCCATTCAAACTTTTCCGATAATCATTTTCTGTTCTATCCTTTTAGGTACTAAAATTTCTGACTTGTGTGCCTCCGTAGAAAGAGAATTTTTTGGCCTCGTTGGATTTCCTTCTTCGTCTAAACCGTAAATATCTCTGTAGATTTGCTCTATAGCACCAGCTATTGGCATTCGGATAGCGTTATGTGCAGTTGCAACACCGTAGGTAAACGCAACGTTATCAACGTGTAAGATTTCTGGATCTATTTTAAGATAAGTGGGATTAGGGATCCTACCGTCATTTGTAGCTGCAAAATAAAGAGGGAGATAATCGGTGAAGCTGAGACAGACGTACTTATCAAGACCTTTTTCTCTATCCAACCTATGGCTCTTTACATCTCCGCCCCGATTTTTGGGGTTTATGCCTTTAGATTCTCGTTCTCGAGTGGATAGAAGACCATGCTCATCAATTGATGCTAGATTCTCTTTATCTGTGAAATGATAAAGACATGAATACTTTTCCCTGTTTTTTATGTATTCGATAAGTTTTTGAACACTCATATTCTTCCTCTTTTAGTCGCTTAGCCATTCATCTGTATCTAATCATTTTTGGTCCTACCATTTTAGGCACCAACATTTCTGACTTTCTTTCATAAAAGATATTTCTTCTTTTTTGGTAAACTGCTTTATCTAAATTATAGTAAATTTTTCTTAAAATCTGAAACTCAAAAGGAGAAGCAGTGGTGTTTGACAAGAAAACTGAAGAAGCTGTTGGGTATTATGTGTATTGCTTGGTCGATCCGCGTGACAACAAGCCATTTTATATTGGAAAAGGAAAGGGAAATAGGGTGTTTGCGCACGCTGCAGATGATTTAATGCAGCCGTCTGATTCTGATAAACTCGAAAAAATAAGAGAGATAAAAGCGTGTGGGGAGAGTGTTAAACACGTTATTGTACGCCATGGCTTAGATAAGGTAACGGCATTTGCCATTGAAACAGCTTTGATTGACTTTTCAGACTTTTTTGATCTGGACTTGACCAACATTATGCGAGGTCACAAGTCAAGTGCATTTGGCCTAATGACAGTTGAACAAATTTATAGAAAGTATTCGGCTAAGCCCTTGGAAGAACTGGGGGATGGCTGTGTGATAGTCAATATCAACCAAGAATATAAACGCGCGAAAGGCACAAAAGATTACTATGACGCAACAAAAGAAAGCTGGCTTATTTCGCCAAAGCGTATACCGGAACTCAAGTACGTTCTTTCTGAATATGGCGGATATATTGTTGAAGTCTTTGAGGTTGACGAAGGTGGTTGGTACCAAAAACAGGACAGTAAGGGGAGAACGCGATGGGGTTTTAACGGCAAACAAGCCCCGGATAAGATTAGGGATCAATACTTGAACCGTTCTATCAATAAGCCGCGTGGAAGTGCAAATCCCGTTTTGTACAACCTGAAGAAGATCACTAAGAAACGTTCATAGCGTCACGCATTTCAAAATCCTAAAGACTCTCCAGAAATTTAATTAGCGCTGCGCGGTCTTCGGGCCGTAGTTTTGTCACGGCATCACGTTGGGGTTGCGCCTCACCGCCATGCCATAGGATCGCTTCAAGCAATGATCTTGCACGGCCGTCATGCAGAAAATTCGTGTGACCTGAAACCTGTTCCGTTAATCCGATTCCCCACAGGGGTGATGTACGCCATTCCGAACCTGTCGCAGCCCCTTCGGGCAGACCGTCGGCCAGCCCCGGCCCCATGTCATGCAGCAACATATCGGTGTATGGCCAGATCAGCTGAAAACTCTGTTCCGGTCTGTCGCTTAATCTGTGCGTTACAAATGATGGTTGATGACAGGAGGCACAA
This genomic window contains:
- a CDS encoding acyl-CoA dehydrogenase family protein is translated as MSNLDTFRTETRAWLEDNCPASMRTPMPEEESPWGGRNAQWPNPDSKVWLDRMAGRGWTAPMWPEEYGGGGLTSQENLVLQDELRRIHARPALMSFGVWMLGPALLEFASEEQKHEHLPKIIRGEIRWCQGYSEPGAGSDLAGLQTRAEDKGDYYLVNGQKVWTSYADHADWIFCLVRTDTSKKHDGISFLLIDMDNPGVEARPIRLISGASPFCETFITDVKVPKGNLVGELNKGWTIAKQLLQHERTMISAMGTVGGAGSSGGLEETAKTYFGEQDGHIAIASMREEVARQKMDARAFGLSLRRSAEEAKAGSGPGAASSMFKYYGTELNKRRYELLMKLLGSQGLGWEGEGFTGGELNTTRQWLRSRANSIEGGTSEVQLNVIAKRVLGLPD
- a CDS encoding acyl-CoA dehydrogenase family protein is translated as MAFVLTEEQTMLKDTAAQFFNEKMPVSNLRHLRDTEDETGFDRALWKEMAGLGFAGILIPEEYGGSDFGVMGLGLVLEQAGRTLAASPLFSTALLGAGIIRLGGSEEQKKTLLPAIAAGDMITALALEEGPHHAPAHIETRAEKKGDGWSLNGTKRFVLDGHSAGKLIVVARVSGKADEREGLALFLVDPETSGVSGERRLMVDNRNAADITLTGVQLSGDAIIGSPGGGADILEPVLDQGRVGMAAEMLGGINEVFDRTIEYLKDRQQFGVPIGSFQALKHRAAEMFCEVEICRSVVLDAMSAVDERRNDIPQMASLTKARLGEASRLITNEGVQMHGGIGMTDEVDMGLFMKRARVQATILGDVAFHCDRYGALEGF
- the msrA gene encoding peptide-methionine (S)-S-oxide reductase MsrA; amino-acid sequence: METATFAAGCFWGVESAFRRIPGVQDVEVGYTGGHTESPTYEQVCTGNTGHAEAIRVVFDPDRVSYDDLLSAFWMCHDPTTLNRQGPDVGSQYRSAIFTHTQEQADQAQTSKEDLASNGGLSSPPVTEITPAGQFWRAEEYHQRYEEKNSGRRLFGLL
- a CDS encoding DarT ssDNA thymidine ADP-ribosyltransferase family protein — its product is MSVQKLIEYIKNREKYSCLYHFTDKENLASIDEHGLLSTRERESKGINPKNRGGDVKSHRLDREKGLDKYVCLSFTDYLPLYFAATNDGRIPNPTYLKIDPEILHVDNVAFTYGVATAHNAIRMPIAGAIEQIYRDIYGLDEEGNPTRPKNSLSTEAHKSEILVPKRIEQKMIIGKV